The proteins below come from a single Streptococcus canis genomic window:
- a CDS encoding LPXTG cell wall anchor domain-containing protein, with the protein MIKVTTSEVTVNDADSNGKPDSQDAAEAAAEAAVKAAEDAAQAGKDKKAEVEADGVVELPSTGEINTHLSLFGIIVLLISTLMYGSKKKED; encoded by the coding sequence TTGATCAAAGTAACGACATCAGAAGTAACCGTCAACGATGCGGATAGCAACGGCAAACCAGATTCCCAAGATGCCGCAGAAGCCGCAGCTGAAGCAGCCGTGAAAGCAGCCGAAGATGCCGCCCAAGCAGGCAAAGATAAGAAAGCTGAAGTTGAAGCAGATGGTGTTGTTGAACTTCCTTCTACTGGCGAGATCAATACTCATCTATCGTTGTTTGGAATAATTGTTTTGTTAATAAGCACTCTTATGTATGGTTCTAAGAAAAAAGAGGATTAA
- a CDS encoding GA-like domain-containing protein: MPQKPQLKQRESSRRCRQAGKDKKAEVEADGVVNPDEKSAVDGLNDVTTEKKGTATPLVDSLPEGPVKEALKARLDQVTTSEVTVNDADSNGKPDSQDAAEAAAEAAVKAAEDAAQAGKDKKAEVEADGVVNPDEKSAVDGLNDVTTEKKGTATPLVDSLPEGPVKEALKARLDQVTTSEVTVNDADSNGKPDSQDAAEAAAEAAVKAAEDAAKQAKIRKLKLKQMVVNPDEKSAVDGLNDVTTEKKGTATPLVDRLTRRPSQRSVESTS; the protein is encoded by the coding sequence AAAGCTGAAGTTGAAGCAGATGGTGTTGTTAATCCAGATGAGAAATCAGCCGTAGATGGCTTGAACGATGTCACAACTGAGAAGAAAGGTACAGCAACTCCGTTAGTCGATAGCTTACCAGAAGGCCCAGTCAAAGAAGCGTTGAAAGCACGTCTTGATCAAGTAACGACATCAGAAGTAACCGTCAACGATGCGGATAGCAACGGCAAACCAGATTCCCAAGATGCCGCAGAAGCCGCAGCTGAAGCAGCCGTGAAAGCAGCCGAAGATGCCGCCCAAGCAGGCAAAGATAAGAAAGCTGAAGTTGAAGCAGATGGTGTTGTTAATCCAGATGAGAAATCAGCCGTAGATGGCTTGAACGATGTCACAACTGAGAAGAAAGGTACAGCAACTCCGTTAGTCGATAGCTTACCAGAAGGCCCAGTCAAAGAAGCGTTGAAAGCACGTCTTGATCAAGTAACGACATCAGAAGTAACCGTCAACGATGCGGATAGCAACGGCAAACCAGATTCCCAAGATGCCGCAGAAGCCGCAGCTGAAGCAGCCGTGAAAGCAGCCGAAGATGCCGCCAAGCAGGCAAAGATAAGAAAGCTGAAGTTGAAGCAGATGGTTGTTAATCCAGATGAGAAATCAGCCGTAGATGGCTTGAACGATGTCACAACTGAGAAGAAAGGTACAGCAACTCCGTTAGTCGATAGGCTTACCAGAAGGCCCAGTCAAAGAAGCGTTGAAAGCACGTCTTGA